One Panicum virgatum strain AP13 chromosome 9K, P.virgatum_v5, whole genome shotgun sequence genomic region harbors:
- the LOC120646935 gene encoding BTB/POZ domain-containing protein NPY4-like isoform X1 — protein MKFMKLGLNPDTFQGDGNEVSIVASELVSDITVRIGTTKFYLHKFPLLSKCARFQKLIPTTGDENIDIHIHDIPGGAKAFEICAKFCYGMIVTLNAYNVIAARCAAEYLEMNETVDKGNLIYKIDVFLSSSIFRSWKDSIIVLGTTKAHLPWAEDLKLVSHCIDSVASKASIDVSKVEWSYTYNRKKLPTENGNDSPWNGVKQQQLVPKDWWVEDLTDLDIDAYKQVITAIKAKGMVPKHVIGEAIKAYTYKKLPSLSKVSMIHGDAKVRAMLVTITCLLPCEKGSVSCSFLLKLLKATNLLKCGEMCRKELMKRIARQLEEASVSDLLIPTVDGDTTVYDIDLILSIVEEFVRQDCKNAQKHNGGEVNDHVSAPSASMITVAKIVDGYLAEVAKDPNIPVYKFFSLAEMVSGNSRPVHDGLYRAIDMYLKEHPGLGKSDKKRLCALMDCKKLSPDACAHAVQNERLPLRVVVQVLYHEQTRASAAATIRADSIGIGSYESSRSGATTNTEDEWDGVMAVEDLSLSKTTKLDKCDTAVTDAEKNHGGNKTANGRVKGGVTPKKAALGKMMSSKGQAGERSSSDSSDSAILPSQEHPKRTPARSTTKSAAA, from the exons ATGAAGTTCATGAAGCTTGGATTGAATCCGGATACCTTTCAGGGTGATGGGAATGAAGTCAG TATTGTGGCATCTGAATTGGTGAGCGACATCACTGTTCGTATAGGGACTACAAAGTTTTACCTTCACAAG TTTCCACTCTTGTCCAAGTGTGCTCGCTTTCAAAAGTTGATCCCAACCACTGGTGATGAAAATATTGACATCCACATCCATGACATTCCTGGTGGTGCAAAGGCTTTTGAGATCTGTGCCAAGTTTTGCTATGGCATGATAGTCACACTCAATGCCTACAATGTGATTGCTGCACGCTGTGCTGCAGAGTACTTGGAGATGAATGAGACTGTTGACAAGGGCAATCTGATCTACAAGATtgatgtcttcctcagctcaagCATATTCCGGAGCTGGAAAGACTCTATAATTGTTCTTGGGACAACGAAGGCTCATTTACCATGGGCAGAAGATCTTAAGCTGGTTAGCCACTGCATTGATTCTGTTGCTTCAAAAGCATCTATTGATGTTTCAAAGGTTGAATGGTCATACACGTACAACCGAAAGAAGCTTCCAACTGAGAATGGCAATGATTCTCCCTGGAATGGAGTCAAACAGCAGCAGTTAGTTCCAAAGGATTGGTGGGTTGAAGATCTGACGGATCTCGACATTGATGCCTACAAGCAAGTCATCACAGCAATCAAAGCCAAGGGTATGGTGCCCAAGCATGTGATCGGTGAGGCAATCAAAGCATATACATACAAGAAGCTTCCATCGTTGAGCAAGGTATCAATGATCCATggtgatgcaaaagttcgggcaaTGCTAGTTACCATCACATGCCTGTTGCCATGTGAGAAAGGTTCAGTCTCATGCAGCTTCCTCTTAAAGCTACTGAAGGCAACAAATCTGCTGAAGTGTGGAGAGATGTGCAGGAAAGAGCTTATGAAGCGTATTGCCCGGCAACTGGAAGAAGCATCAGTGTCTGATCTTCTGATCCCTACAGTGGATGGGGATACCACTGTTTATGACATTGACCTGATTCTTAGCATTGTTGAAGAATTTGTCAGACAAGACTGTAAGAATGCCCAGAAACATAATGGTGGGGAGGTGAATGATCATGTTTCAGCTCCTAGTGCATCAATGATTACAGTGGCCAAAATTGTTGATGGATATCTTGCAGAGGTTGCGAAGGACCCAAACATACCGGTCTATAAGTTTTTCAGTCTAGCTGAAATGGTTTCCGGCAATTCAAGGCCAGTTCATGATGGGTTATATCGTGCCATTGATATGTATCTCAAG GAGCACCCAGGCTTGGGCAAGAGCGATAAGAAGAGGCTCTGTGCGCTCATGGACTGCAAGAAGTTGTCGCCTGATGCATGTGCTCATGCTGTGCAGAACGAGCGCCTACCTCTGAGGGTTGTGGTGCAGGTACTATACCACGAGCAGACAAGGGCTTCTGCAGCAGCGACCATCCGAGCTGACAGCATCGGCATCGGCTCCTACGAGAGCTCAAGATCAGGTGCCACAACAAACACTGAAGACGAGTGGGATGGCGTCATGGCCGTGGAAGACCTCAGCCTCTCCAAGACGACAAAGCTCGACAAATGTGACACCGCTGTTACTGACGCTGAGAAGAACCATGGTGGTAACAAGACAGCCAATGGCAGGGTGAAAGGCGGCGTGACACCGAAGAAGGCGGCGCTGGGGAAGATGATGTCGAGCaaagggcaggccggggagcgcAGCAGCTCAGATTCGTCAGACAGCGCCATCTTGCCGAGCCAGGAGCACCCCAAGAGGACCCCCGCGAGGAGCACCACCAAGTCGGCAGCCGCGTAG
- the LOC120646935 gene encoding BTB/POZ domain-containing protein NPY2-like isoform X2: MIVTLNAYNVIAARCAAEYLEMNETVDKGNLIYKIDVFLSSSIFRSWKDSIIVLGTTKAHLPWAEDLKLVSHCIDSVASKASIDVSKVEWSYTYNRKKLPTENGNDSPWNGVKQQQLVPKDWWVEDLTDLDIDAYKQVITAIKAKGMVPKHVIGEAIKAYTYKKLPSLSKVSMIHGDAKVRAMLVTITCLLPCEKGSVSCSFLLKLLKATNLLKCGEMCRKELMKRIARQLEEASVSDLLIPTVDGDTTVYDIDLILSIVEEFVRQDCKNAQKHNGGEVNDHVSAPSASMITVAKIVDGYLAEVAKDPNIPVYKFFSLAEMVSGNSRPVHDGLYRAIDMYLKEHPGLGKSDKKRLCALMDCKKLSPDACAHAVQNERLPLRVVVQVLYHEQTRASAAATIRADSIGIGSYESSRSGATTNTEDEWDGVMAVEDLSLSKTTKLDKCDTAVTDAEKNHGGNKTANGRVKGGVTPKKAALGKMMSSKGQAGERSSSDSSDSAILPSQEHPKRTPARSTTKSAAA; encoded by the exons ATGATAGTCACACTCAATGCCTACAATGTGATTGCTGCACGCTGTGCTGCAGAGTACTTGGAGATGAATGAGACTGTTGACAAGGGCAATCTGATCTACAAGATtgatgtcttcctcagctcaagCATATTCCGGAGCTGGAAAGACTCTATAATTGTTCTTGGGACAACGAAGGCTCATTTACCATGGGCAGAAGATCTTAAGCTGGTTAGCCACTGCATTGATTCTGTTGCTTCAAAAGCATCTATTGATGTTTCAAAGGTTGAATGGTCATACACGTACAACCGAAAGAAGCTTCCAACTGAGAATGGCAATGATTCTCCCTGGAATGGAGTCAAACAGCAGCAGTTAGTTCCAAAGGATTGGTGGGTTGAAGATCTGACGGATCTCGACATTGATGCCTACAAGCAAGTCATCACAGCAATCAAAGCCAAGGGTATGGTGCCCAAGCATGTGATCGGTGAGGCAATCAAAGCATATACATACAAGAAGCTTCCATCGTTGAGCAAGGTATCAATGATCCATggtgatgcaaaagttcgggcaaTGCTAGTTACCATCACATGCCTGTTGCCATGTGAGAAAGGTTCAGTCTCATGCAGCTTCCTCTTAAAGCTACTGAAGGCAACAAATCTGCTGAAGTGTGGAGAGATGTGCAGGAAAGAGCTTATGAAGCGTATTGCCCGGCAACTGGAAGAAGCATCAGTGTCTGATCTTCTGATCCCTACAGTGGATGGGGATACCACTGTTTATGACATTGACCTGATTCTTAGCATTGTTGAAGAATTTGTCAGACAAGACTGTAAGAATGCCCAGAAACATAATGGTGGGGAGGTGAATGATCATGTTTCAGCTCCTAGTGCATCAATGATTACAGTGGCCAAAATTGTTGATGGATATCTTGCAGAGGTTGCGAAGGACCCAAACATACCGGTCTATAAGTTTTTCAGTCTAGCTGAAATGGTTTCCGGCAATTCAAGGCCAGTTCATGATGGGTTATATCGTGCCATTGATATGTATCTCAAG GAGCACCCAGGCTTGGGCAAGAGCGATAAGAAGAGGCTCTGTGCGCTCATGGACTGCAAGAAGTTGTCGCCTGATGCATGTGCTCATGCTGTGCAGAACGAGCGCCTACCTCTGAGGGTTGTGGTGCAGGTACTATACCACGAGCAGACAAGGGCTTCTGCAGCAGCGACCATCCGAGCTGACAGCATCGGCATCGGCTCCTACGAGAGCTCAAGATCAGGTGCCACAACAAACACTGAAGACGAGTGGGATGGCGTCATGGCCGTGGAAGACCTCAGCCTCTCCAAGACGACAAAGCTCGACAAATGTGACACCGCTGTTACTGACGCTGAGAAGAACCATGGTGGTAACAAGACAGCCAATGGCAGGGTGAAAGGCGGCGTGACACCGAAGAAGGCGGCGCTGGGGAAGATGATGTCGAGCaaagggcaggccggggagcgcAGCAGCTCAGATTCGTCAGACAGCGCCATCTTGCCGAGCCAGGAGCACCCCAAGAGGACCCCCGCGAGGAGCACCACCAAGTCGGCAGCCGCGTAG